One Cydia fagiglandana chromosome 5, ilCydFagi1.1, whole genome shotgun sequence genomic window, acgcatatgattagttgattgaTTCCTTATGTGGTgaatttttaaacattaaataaaagtGCCAACATTAAAAAGTTGTAGATTGTTATCAAGGGAAAAATAGCGCCTATTTCTGAAGAGGTTATTTTTTATCAAGTCTCCGGAACAACTTCCTATGATATGTCATATCATATCTTAGATAATTATAAGGTACTTAACTACTTAACCAATTTAACTAAACAGTTACCAACTAAACAGTAACAAATAGGAAATTATGTTTAATTATCAACTACTTAAATAATTGGCTGTAAACGACTGATTTTACGAGTAAGTTAGTAAAGTACTTATGTACAATTTTAATACACTAATTTTAGTTCCAAAACAAAACTACTTTACTAGAAAGTTTGCTTATAGTCCAACATGAAATTGTAGAAAAATATTGAGGGCActacttcctacgtaactgtcacatttttgacgtaaaatacttaaacatggcaacaatctCTACTATTTTTTTCGCACTATACCATAggttaaataatagtactaagtacagaagacactctctaacaaaaagcgtctgttacgattagcacACATaaagccgctaggtggcgacagcgccacgcacggcttatggctttccccaaaattggggctgagtggatgtacttttagctacctgtagcaaagcgacgaaatcgcggagtgaggcaTGTCTGACTATACTAGAAAACAATAGTCTAATTTTTTACGGGCCAGATTTAGTGGTAGTCCTATATTATGCTAACATTAATTTGCGTATTTAAATAAGGATTCCTCtgatatagtcagaccgtaaaaagtcttcagcgattttgatagccacgcaacttctatgaaattatgacgtatacgtaacacttacactgcgtgggctatcaaatccgctgcaaacttttattggtgcgactataaccGCACAAAGCAGCAACGAACGAAGTCTATGCACAGGAATACTTTTCTTTTGCATACAGAATATTTCTGTCGTAATACTTAGAGCCCGAAACTTTGCCAAGTGACAACGACGCGACGTACAGCAACGCTCGTTCGGCCGAATGCTACAACGCTTCATGTTTATCAAACTACCTTAATCAATGAGGTTTTGTTggtaacctaaacccactttttttacattttttaattatttaagccTTTTATtccttaaatatataatagtacatttaaattttattttatttctaatttaaGGACCCCTTTtgggtataggcctcctccaattTTTTCcagtatattctattttttgcaTCTTGGGTCCATTTAGGCCCAGATATTGAGACAATATCGTCTATCCACCTCGTATGTGGTCTCTTTTTATACATAGGtccaacaatattttatttttaatccatGCCATTAACAGAGAGTCATATCGTTACGGTAAAATGTCAATAAATAACCATTATTACTCGTATAATTAATGATTTTTCCTTAACAtgcttttaataaaatgtaagttGATTTTaactttgtattttaaatagtcATATTTTAGGGACCATACTTTTATATCCACAAGTTCCATAACGCAGGCTTCGTCTGGTAAACACAAATTTAACATCAGCTACAGGcatcgtcacaaaaaaatgatgTGAAATATGATATGAAGATATACAAGTATTTATGTACCGAATGATAATACCATCAATTAGTACCACCATTGAGCTGGTCTGATAATAATATATGGTACGGAGTTCATAAAGAATTGTGGGCAGTaaaattaggtgtcaatttttatatttaatgacTAAAACAATCGCTATTCGTTTGCTTCTGTCAACTTCTGTTAACTCAAATTATTTCGGatcaaaatacttacttaaaagcTAACTTTAACAAGCAAAATTTCCACGAAAGGAATAAtgctattaaattaaatatcgaTAGAGCTTCTTGGATACTTAATCTTATTTTATGAAGCCTTAATATTGTTACGGTCAATGTCTTCGCCGGTTGGACTAAACTGCGGAGGGCATTATGAAAGTTGCTGATGGGACAATGTGGGCACTTCGCAAACTGCACTGTAAACTGAAGGACGGtgtttgttgttttgtttatagCTTGGCTTAGCCAAATAACCTCAACAGCATATGgaacactagcgacccgccccggcttcgcacgggttacacaaaacctttacAAAATATACACCTAATCCTCCAAGTATCAccctattgataggtgaaaaccgcgtgaaaatccgttcagtagttttggagtttatcgcgaacatacattcacacaaacagacagacgcggtgggAGACTGTTTTATAAAAGGGTACTAAAGTCGCATTCTATGATGGGGTAGGTTACAGAAAAAAGTTGCCAATTTAAAAGGTTTTGTTCGTTAATTGATAGAATAGGGTATTTACACCACgcatgaaataaaatataaaactataaagaatatcgctgcagacttttcttggtctaactctagctagGATACATTGGATACATacgaattttattataaaaagagGTATTATTTAACTCTTTGCTATTTTGTGGCAATGGAATAAATTAAATCTGACAGGTCTGCAATAATTGCAATAAAGTAAAAATCATATTCTTTTACATTTAAAGAAAAGATTTTACCGAAATGATAAGATAACGTTTTGGACGGTAGAGTTGACCTTCATATATAAGTAACCGGCAAGTCATTGTAATCTCAGTGTAATACGAACGGCAGACACGGCACACACCATGTGTTTATTAATACAGTTATTATTCTTACTGTTTTTCCTCATATTCGTGACATGGGTTTATGCCAAACTTACGACCGGCATCTGCAAAAGCAGCCGACATTTGGTGGGAAAAGTGGTTATAGTGACCGGTGCGAATGCGGGTATAGGATTTGAAACGGCCAAGAACCTCGCGGAGAGAGGGGCGCGGGTGATCATGGCATGCAGAAACGAAGGCCGCGCCGTCGTTGCCAGAGACCAGATTATCGCTGCCACCGGCAACCCTGACGTGCACTACAGACACCTTGACCTTGCGTCTTTAAAATCAGTCAGAGAATTTGCCGACAACATCAACAAAACAGAAGAACGTCTCGATATTCTTATAAATAACGCTGCCATATACGGCTCAAAACTCGAGAAGACTGAAGATGGACTGTTACTAGGCATGCAATCCAACCATTTTGGACCATTTTTACTGACTAACTTGCTTCTGCCGAAACTAAAATCGTCAGCGCCTAGTCGTATAGTCAACGTTTCTTCTATAGCGCATGAAAAGGGTATCATCGACTTTAATAACCTTAATAGTGAGAAAGAAACAGATGAAACAATAAATGAGAGTAAGGTGTATTCTGCATCTAAATTGTGCAACATATTGATGACTGTCGAGTTGGATCGGCAACTGCGCGGAACTGGAGTAACTGTTAATTGTTTGCATCCGGGTGTCGTTGATACTGAAATCTTAACTTCCATACCAGTGTTTAACAAGTTATTGCCCCTGTTGAGgctttttttcaaaaatagcTGGGAAGGTGCCCAGACGACAGTTCACCTCGCCGTGGCACCAGAGGTGGCGTCAATCAGTGGTCGCTACTTTAAAGACTGCCGTGAAGCGATACCTTCAAAAAGTGCTCAAGATTTGAAAGTAGCCCGCGAGCTGTGGGAAGTGTCTGAAAAGttagttaaattgaaataaattgcCTTTTGGGAAAAGTGCACTGTTAACTTTTTCAGAGAAATGAGATCCATAAGACCtaggtagcagtggcggcgcgtcagacatattcataggcaagccggggctaatttggcttacatttttcctttacaactctgttcaaacgtccaaaaacaggcaagccggtgggaatcggcttttatggacgcgccgccactgctaggtAGGTACAAGGTAAAAAATGATTTTtggaaattaataaatacattttcactTGATTaattttttgt contains:
- the LOC134664583 gene encoding retinol dehydrogenase 13-like, with the protein product MCLLIQLLFLLFFLIFVTWVYAKLTTGICKSSRHLVGKVVIVTGANAGIGFETAKNLAERGARVIMACRNEGRAVVARDQIIAATGNPDVHYRHLDLASLKSVREFADNINKTEERLDILINNAAIYGSKLEKTEDGLLLGMQSNHFGPFLLTNLLLPKLKSSAPSRIVNVSSIAHEKGIIDFNNLNSEKETDETINESKVYSASKLCNILMTVELDRQLRGTGVTVNCLHPGVVDTEILTSIPVFNKLLPLLRLFFKNSWEGAQTTVHLAVAPEVASISGRYFKDCREAIPSKSAQDLKVARELWEVSEKLVKLK